The Saccharomyces cerevisiae S288C chromosome VII, complete sequence genome includes a region encoding these proteins:
- a CDS encoding uncharacterized protein (hypothetical protein), translated as MSDGTLFTDLKERKLIRTIVPRGLVRSLKLDVKLADPSDAQQLYEREFPLRKYPTFVGPHDEWTLTEAMAIDYYLIHLSSDKEAVRQLLGPEGDFKTRADILRWESLSNSDFLNEVCEVFFPLIGVKPYNATEFKAARENVDTIVSLYEKRLKKQQYLVCDDHETLADLISAAAFSLGFISFFDETWRSKHPEVTRWFNRVIKSRFFEGEFESFKMCETEMQPIK; from the coding sequence ATGTCTGACGGAACACTGTTTACTGATTTGAAGGAGAGAAAGTTGATTAGGACCATTGTGCCAAGAGGTTTAGTGCGTTCCTTGAAGCTGGACGTTAAGCTTGCTGATCCAAGTGACGCTCAGCAACTTTACGAAAGGGAGTTTCCCTTGCGTAAGTACCCAACTTTTGTTGGACCGCATGACGAGTGGACGCTTACAGAGGCAATGGCTATTGACTACTACTTGATCCATCTGTCGAGCGACAAGGAAGCTGTGCGCCAGTTGTTGGGTCCCGAAGGTGACTTCAAAACTCGTGCAGATATTTTAAGATGGGAATCGCTTTCCAACAGtgatttcttgaatgaGGTTTGTGAGGTGTTTTTCCCTCTAATTGGCGTAAAGCCATATAATGCCACTGAATTCAAAGCCGCAAGAGAGAATGTCGACACCATTGTTTCGCTTTACGAGAAAAGGTTAAAGAAACAGCAATACCTTGTCTGTGATGACCACGAAACTCTTGCTGATTTAATCTCAGCGGCTGCTTTTTCGCTAGGGTTTATAAGTTTTTTCGATGAAACATGGAGGTCTAAGCATCCAGAGGTTACGCGCTGGTTTAATCGAGTAATTAAGTCCCGCTTTTTTGAAGGTGAATTTGAGAGTTTCAAAATGTGTGAGACTGAGATGCAACCCATTAAATAA
- the PCT1 gene encoding choline-phosphate cytidylyltransferase (Cholinephosphate cytidylyltransferase; a rate-determining enzyme of the CDP-choline pathway for phosphatidylcholine synthesis, inhibited by Sec14p, activated upon lipid-binding; controls phosphatidylcholine homeostasis; contains an element within the regulatory domain involved in both silencing and activation of enzymatic activity), whose translation MANPTTGKSSIRAKLSNSSLSNLFKKNKNKRQREETEEQDNEDKDESKNQDENKDTQLTPRKRRRLTKEFEEKEARYTNELPKELRKYRPKGFRFNLPPTDRPIRIYADGVFDLFHLGHMKQLEQCKKAFPNVTLIVGVPSDKITHKLKGLTVLTDKQRCETLTHCRWVDEVVPNAPWCVTPEFLLEHKIDYVAHDDIPYVSADSDDIYKPIKEMGKFLTTQRTNGVSTSDIITKIIRDYDKYLMRNFARGATRQELNVSWLKKNELEFKKHINEFRSYFKKNQTNLNNASRDLYFEVREILLKKTLGKKLYSKLIGNELKKQNQRQRKQNFLDDPFTRKLIREASPATEFANEFTGENSTAKSPDDNGNLFSQEDDEDTNSNNTNTNSDSDSNTNSTPPSEDDDDNDRLTLENLTQKKKQSAN comes from the coding sequence atggcaaaCCCAACAACAGGGAAGTCCTCGATTAGGGCTAAGCTTTCTAACTCATCGCTATCAAACctatttaaaaaaaataaaaataaaagacaGCGTGAGGAAACGGAAGAGCAGGACAATGAGGATAAGGATGAGAGTAAGAACCAGGATGAAAATAAGGACACACAGCTCACTCCCCGCAAGCGTCGCCGGTTGACGAAGGAGTTTGAAGAGAAGGAGGCTCGTTACACCAACGAGTTGCCCAAGGAACTGCGCAAGTATCGTCCTAAAGGTTTCAGATTCAATTTGCCTCCAACGGATAGACCCATCAGGATATATGCAGATGGTGTTTTTGATCTTTTCCATCTTGGCCACATGAAGCAACTGGAACAGTGTAAGAAGGCTTTCCCCAATGTAACACTGATAGTTGGTGTGCCTAGCGACAAAATCACTCACAAACTAAAAGGTTTGACTGTGCTGACCGATAAGCAGCGTTGTGAAACTTTAACGCACTGCAGATGGGTTGACGAAGTCGTGCCCAACGCTCCCTGGTGTGTCACCCCAGAATTTCTACTAGAACACAAGATTGACTACGTGGCACATGACGATATTCCTTACGTTAGCGCCGACAGCGACGATATCTACAAGCCAATAAAGGAGATGGGAAAATTCTTGACTACCCAAAGAACCAATGGTGTCTCTACAAGTGATATTATCACAAAGATCATCAGAGATTAtgacaaatatttgatgaGAAACTTTGCAAGGGGTGCTACCAGACAGGAGCTGAACGTTTCTTGgttgaagaaaaacgaACTGGAGTTCAAAAAACACATCAATGAATTCAGGTcatatttcaagaaaaaccAGACAAATTTGAATAACGCCTCCAGAGACTTGTACTTCGAAGTCCGTGAAATCTTGCTAAAGAAAACGTTGGGCAAAAAACTCTACTCCAAGTTAATAGGCAATGaattaaagaaacaaaatcaacgacaaagaaaacagaaTTTTTTGGATGATCCGTTTACTAGGAAGCTAATCAGGGAGGCCTCTCCGGCTACAGAGTTTGCCAACGAATTTACGGGCGAAAACTCTACCGCTAAATCACCGGATGACAATGGAAATCTTTTCAGTCaggaagatgatgaagacacAAATTCTAACAACACGAATACAAATTCAGATTCAGATTCAAACACTAACTCAACGCCTCCCAGTGAAGATGACGACGACAACGACAGGTTAACTTTGGAAAACCTAAcacagaagaagaaacaatCAGCGAACTGA
- the YCH1 gene encoding phosphatase YCH1 (Phosphatase with sequence similarity to Mih1p; member of the Cdc25p subfamily of tyrosine phosphatases and Arr2p, an arsenate reductase, based on the presence of a rhodanese-homology domain; green fluorescent protein (GFP)-fusion protein localizes to both the cytoplasm and the nucleus), giving the protein MDSYSITNVKYLDPTELHRWMQEGHTTTLREPFQVVDVRGSDYMGGHIKDGWHYAYSRLKQDPEYLRELKHRLLEKQADGRGALNVIFHCMLSQQRGPSAAMLLLRSLDTAELSRCRLWVLRGGFSRWQSVYGDDESVTAGYLPDLWR; this is encoded by the coding sequence atggacTCGTACTCAATAACAAACGTAAAATACCTGGATCCGACTGAATTGCATCGTTGGATGCAAGAAGGACACACTACTACGCTGAGGGAGCCTTTCCAGGTAGTGGATGTGCGAGGCTCAGATTATATGGGGGGCCATATCAAGGACGGATGGCACTACGCCTATTCGCGCCTTAAGCAGGATCCGGAGTACTTACGTGAGCTAAAGCACAGATTGTTGGAAAAGCAAGCGGACGGCCGCGGAGCGCTGAACGTGATTTTCCATTGTATGTTATCGCAGCAGCGCGGACCGTCTGCAGCGATGCTGCTGCTTCGGTCGCTTGACACGGCGGAACTTTCTCGCTGTCGTCTATGGGTGTTGCGTGGGGGGTTCTCGCGCTGGCAATCCGTATACGGTGACGACGAGAGCGTTACGGCGGGTTACCTACCCGATCTGTGGCGTTGA
- the ADE3 gene encoding trifunctional formate-tetrahydrofolate ligase/methenyltetrahydrofolate cyclohydrolase/methylenetetrahydrofolate dehydrogenase ADE3 (Cytoplasmic trifunctional enzyme; catalyzes sequential reactions 10-formyl-THF synthetase (EC 6.3.4.3), 5,10-methenyl-THF cyclohydrolase (EC 3.5.4.9), and 5,10-methylene-THF dehydrogenase (EC 1.5.1.5), to supply forms of activated one-carbon units required for biosynthesis of purines, histidine, methionine, pantothenic acid, the formyl group of mitochondrial fMet-tRNAfMet, and the methyl group of thymidylate; null mutation causes auxotrophy for adenine and histidine in rich medium) produces MAGQVLDGKACAQQFRSNIANEIKSIQGHVPGFAPNLAIIQVGNRPDSATYVRMKRKAAEEAGIVANFIHLDESATEFEVLRYVDQLNEDPHTHGIIVQLPLPAHLDEDRITSRVLAEKDVDGFGPTNIGELNKKNGHPFFLPCTPKGIIELLHKANVTIEGSRSVVIGRSDIVGSPVAELLKSLNSTVTITHSKTRDIASYLHDADIVVVAIGQPEFVKGEWFKPRDGTSSDKKTVVIDVGTNYVADPSKKSGFKCVGDVEFNEAIKYVHLITPVPGGVGPMTVAMLMQNTLIAAKRQMEESSKPLQIPPLPLKLLTPVPSDIDISRAQQPKLINQLAQELGIYSHELELYGHYKAKISPKVIERLQTRQNGKYILVSGITPTPLGEGKSTTTMGLVQALTAHLGKPAIANVRQPSLGPTLGVKGGAAGGGYSQVIPMDEFNLHLTGDIHAIGAANNLLAAAIDTRMFHETTQKNDATFYNRLVPRKNGKRKFTPSMQRRLNRLGIQKTNPDDLTPEEINKFARLNIDPDTITIKRVVDINDRMLRQITIGQAPTEKNHTRVTGFDITVASELMAILALSKDLRDMKERIGRVVVAADVNRSPVTVEDVGCTGALTALLRDAIKPNLMQTLEGTPVLVHAGPFANISIGASSVIADRVALKLVGTEPEAKTEAGYVVTEAGFDFTMGGERFFNIKCRSSGLTPNAVVLVATVRALKSHGGAPDVKPGQPLPSAYTEENIEFVEKGAANMCKQIANIKQFGVPVVVAINKFETDTEGEIAAIRKAALEAGAFEAVTSNHWAEGGKGAIDLAKAVIEASNQPVDFHFLYDVNSSVEDKLTTIVQKMYGGAAIDILPEAQRKIDMYKEQGFGNLPICIAKTQYSLSHDATLKGVPTGFTFPIRDVRLSNGAGYLYALAAEIQTIPGLATYAGYMAVEVDDDGEIDGLF; encoded by the coding sequence ATGGCTGGTCAAGTGTTGGACGGCAAAGCATGCGCTCAGCAGTTTAGAAGCAATATTGctaatgaaatcaaaagcATTCAAGGTCACGTGCCTGGGTTTGCACCTAACCTTGCCATCATTCAAGTAGGCAACAGACCAGACTCAGCCACATATGTACGCATGAAGCGTAAGGCAGCTGAAGAGGCCGGCATTGTTGCTAATTTCATTCATTTAGATGAATCCGCTACTGAATTTGAAGTTCTGCGTTACGTGGACCAGCTGAATGAGGACCCACATACACACGGTATTATCGTGCAACTACCATTACCCGCTCATTTGGACGAGGATAGAATCACCTCGAGAGTGTTGGCAGAAAAGGACGTGGACGGGTTCGGGCCCACCAACATTGGCGAATTGAATAAGAAGAACGGACACCCATTCTTTTTGCCCTGCACGCCCAAGGGGATCATTGAGCTGCTTCACAAGGCCAACGTCACGATTGAAGGTTCCCGGTCCGTTGTGATCGGAAGATCTGACATTGTTGGCTCTCCTGTTGCAGAATTGTTAAAATCTCTAAACTCCACCGTCACCATCACTCATTCTAAAACCCGTGATATCGCATCATACTTACACGACGCGGACATCGTAGTCGTTGCCATCGGCCAACCAGAATTTGTGAAGGGTGAATGGTTCAAACCAAGAGACGGCACTTCCAGTGATAAGAAAACCGTGGTAATTGATGTTGGCACCAACTACGTTGCTGATCCTTCCAAAAAGTCCGGTTTCAAATGTGTTGGTGACGTTGAGTTCAATGAAGCAATCAAATACGTCCATCTAATCACTCCAGTGCCCGGTGGTGTGGGCCCCATGACGGTGGCTATGTTAATGCAAAATACCTTGATTGCTGCCAAACGCCAAATGGAAGAATCCTCGAAGCCTTTGCAGATTCCTCCCTTGCCATTGAAGTTGCTAACACCTGTTCCTTCCGATATAGACATCTCCAGAGCACAACAGCCAAAGCTTATCAACCAGCTTGCTCAAGAATTGGGTATTTACTCTCATGAGTTGGAGCTGTACGGACATTACAAGGCCAAAATTTCTCCTAAAGTCATCGAAAGGCTGCAGACGCGCCAAAATGGTAAGTACATCTTGGTGTCTGGTATCACACCAACACCACTGGGAGAGGGTAAATCCACTACAACAATGGGTCTTGTCCAGGCACTAACGGCTCACTTGGGCAAGCCAGCCATTGCGAACGTCAGACAACCCTCCCTAGGACCCACTTTAGGTGTCAAAGGTGGTGCTGCGGGTGGTGGTTATTCCCAAGTCATCCCAATGGACGAATTCAACTTACATTTGACTGGTGACATTCACGCCATTGGTGCGGCTAACAACCTACTTGCTGCCGCTATTGACACTAGAATGTTCCATGAGACCACTCAAAAGAACGACGCTACCTTCTACAACAGACTAGTGCCTAGAAAGAACGGAAAGAGAAAGTTTACTCCCTCCATGCAAAGAAGATTGAACAGACTGGGTATTCAAAAGACCAACCCCGATGATCTAACACCCGAAGAGATCAACAAATTCGCCAGATTGAACATTGACCCGGACACTATTACTATCAAGAGGGTGGTCGATATCAACGACAGAATGTTAAGACAAATCACCATTGGTCAAGCCCCTACCGAGAAGAACCACACAAGAGTTACTGGATTCGATATCACCGTTGCTTCTGAATTGATGGCTATTCTTGCTCTTTCAAAGGACTTGAGGGACATGAAGGAACGTATTGGAAGAGTcgttgttgctgctgaCGTAAACAGGTCTCCAGTCACTGTTGAAGATGTGGGTTGTACCGGTGCCTTAACCGCTTTATTAAGAGACGCTATCAAGCCCAACTTGATGCAAACTTTAGAAGGTACTCCTGTCTTGGTCCATGCCGGCCCATTTGCCAACATCTCTATCGGTGCCTCTTCTGTTATTGCTGATCGCGTGGCTTTGAAATTGGTTGGTACCGAGCCAGAGGCAAAAACAGAAGCTGGTTATGTGGTTACTGAAGCAGGGTTCGATTTCACTATGGGTGGTGAAAGATTCTTCAACATCAAGTGCCGTTCCTCTGGATTGACACCTAATGCTGTGGTCTTGGTTGCTACTGTTAGGGCATTGAAGTCACACGGTGGTGCTCCAGATGTCAAACCTGGCCAACCTTTACCTTCCGCATACACTGAAGAGAATATCGAGTTTGTCGAAAAAGGTGCCGCTAACATGTGTAAACAAATTGCCAACATTAAGCAATTTGGCGTCCCCGTCGTTGTCGCAATTAACAAGTTTGAAACTGACACTGAAGGTGAAATAGCCGCCATTAGAAAAGCCGCTTTGGAAGCTGGTGCATTTGAAGCCGTAACCTCTAACCATTGGGCCGAAGGTGGTAAAGGTGCTATCGACTTGGCCAAGGCCGTCATCGAAGCTTCCAACCAACCAGTGGACTTCCATTTCCTATATGACGTTAACTCCTCCGTTGAAGACAAATTAACTACTATCGTTCAAAAGATGTACGGTGGTGCCGCAATCGATATCTTGCCTGAAGCACAACGCAAGATTGACATGTACAAGGAACAAGGTTTCGGTAACTTGCCAATTTGTATCGCCAAGACACAATACTCTTTATCCCACGATGCAACTTTGAAAGGTGTTCCAACCGGGTTCACTTTCCCCATCAGAGACGTCAGATTGTCTAATGGTGCTGGATACTTATACGCTCTTGCCGCCGAAATACAAACCATTCCTGGTTTGGCTACCTATGCTGGTTACATGGCCGTGGAAGTCGATGATGACGGTGAGATCGATGGCCTGTTCTAA
- a CDS encoding uncharacterized protein (hypothetical protein; identified by gene-trapping, microarray-based expression analysis, and genome-wide homology searching): protein MQWNAFSFVSYVYLRYFISFRPNIVLASVRLSWYSII from the coding sequence ATGCAATGGAACgctttttcctttgtgtCTTATGTATATCTTCGTTATTTTATTTCGTTCCGCCCAAATATTGTGCTAGCCAGTGTTCGCTTGTCTTGGTATAGTATCATTTAG
- the TDA10 gene encoding putative ATP-dependent kinase (ATP-binding hypothetical protein; crystal structure resembles that of E.coli pantothenate kinase and other small kinases; null mutant is sensitive to expression of the top1-T722A allele), giving the protein MCDKSKTVLDYTIEFLDKYIPEWFETGNKCPLFIFFSGPQGSGKSFTSIQIYNHLMEKYGGEKSIGYASIDDFYLTHEDQLKLNEQFKNNKLLQGRGLPGTHDMKLLQEVLNTIFNNNEHPDQDTVVLPKYDKSQFKGEGDRCPTGQKIKLPVDIFILEGWFLGFNPILQGIENNDLLTGDMVDVNAKLFFYSDLLWRNPEIKSLGIVFTTDNINNVYGWRLQQEHELISKVGKGMTDEQVHAFVDRYMPSYKLYLNDFVRSESLGSIATLTLGIDSNRNVYSTKTRCIE; this is encoded by the coding sequence ATGTGTGATAAGTCAAAAACGGTATTGGACTACACGATAGAATTCTTGGATAAATATATACCTGAATGGTTTGAGACGGGAAATAAATGCCCCttgttcattttcttctcgGGCCCACAAGGCTCAGGCAAAAGTTTTACAAGTATCCAAATCTATAACCatttgatggaaaaatATGGGGGTGAAAAATCTATCGGTTACGCCTcaattgatgatttttatttaactCACGAGGACCAATTGAAACTCAATGAGCAATTCAAGAACAATAAGCTGTTACAAGGACGTGGTTTACCAGGTACTCATGATATGAAAttgttgcaagaggtaTTGAACACCATcttcaataataatgaacATCCGGATCAAGATACTGTCGTACTACCCAAGTACGATAAATCCCAATTTAAAGGAGAAGGGGACCGTTGCCCCACTGGTCAAAAAATCAAGCTACCAGTCgatatttttatcttaGAAGGTTGGTTCCTCGGGTTCAACCCCATTTTGCAAGGAATTGAGAATAATGATCTTCTTACTGGGGACATGGTTGATGTCAATGCCAAGCTCTTCTTCTATAGCGACTTGTTGTGGCGCAACCCAGAAATCAAATCTTTAGGGATAGTATTCACCACCGATAACATTAACAATGTTTATGGCTGGAGACTACAACAGGAGCATGAACTAATATCAAAGGTCGGAAAGGGGATGACCGACGAACAAGTGCATGCTTTTGTGGATAGATACATGCCCTCCTATAAACTTTATTTGAACGACTTTGTCCGGAGTGAAAGTTTAGGTTCCATTGCTACATTGACGTTAGGAATCGACTCCAACAGGAATGTATATTCTACGAAAACGAGATGTATTGAATAG
- the MVB12 gene encoding ubiquitin-binding ESCRT-I subunit protein MVB12 (ESCRT-I subunit required to stabilize ESCRT-I core complex oligomers; the ESCRT-I core complex (Stp22p, Vps28p, Srn2p) is involved in ubiquitin-dependent sorting of proteins into the endosome; deletion mutant is sensitive to rapamycin and nystatin): MNNNVEELLRRIPLYNKYGKDFPQETVTRFQMPEFKLPALQPTRDLLCPWYEECDNITKVCQLHDSSNKKFDQWYKEQYLSKKPPGIVGNTLLSPSRKDNS; encoded by the coding sequence atgaacaatAATGTTGAAGAACTCCTACGGCGTATTCCCCTCTACAACAAATATGGTAAGGATTTTCCACAAGAAACAGTGACTAGGTTTCAGATGCCTGAATTTAAGTTACCAGCGCTACAACCAACAAGGGACTTATTATGCCCTTGGTACGAAGAATGTGACAATATCACCAAAGTCTGTCAGTTACATGATTCTTCTAATAAGAAATTCGATCAGTGGTACAAGGAGCAATATCTGAGTAAAAAACCACCGGGAATTGTTGGAAACACACTATTATCTCCATCAAGAAAGGATAATTCCTAG
- the CIR1 gene encoding Cir1p (Mitochondrial protein that interacts with frataxin (Yfh1p); putative ortholog of mammalian electron transfer flavoprotein complex subunit ETF-beta; may have a role in oxidative stress response) — protein sequence MSAKQQLRILVPVKRVVDFQIKPRVNKTLTGIETSGIKFSINPFDDIAVEEAIRIKEKNKSLVESTHAVSIGSAKAQDILRNCLAKGIDTCSLIDSVGKENIEPLAIAKILKAVVEKKGSNLVLMGKQAIDDDCNNTGQMLAGLLNWPQATNAAKVEFLDNGRVQVTREIDDGEEVIEASLPMVITTDLRLNTPRYVGLPKLMKAKKKPIEKLDIAKDFPEINIEPQLKIVSMEEPKTKSPGVKLNSVDELIEKLKEVKAI from the coding sequence ATGTCTGCAAAACAGCAACTACGTATATTAGTTCCGGTGAAAAGGGTAGTTGATTTCCAGATCAAGCCTAGAGTAAATAAGACCTTAACTGGGATTGAAACCAGTGGAATCAAATTCAGTATCAACCCTTTCGATGATATTGCTGTCGAAGAAGCCATCagaattaaagaaaagaacaagagtTTAGTAGAATCTACGCATGCAGTTTCTATTGGCTCCGCCAAAGCTCAGGATATTCTAAGAAATTGCCTTGCTAAGGGAATAGACACCTGTAGTTTAATTGACTCTGTGggtaaagaaaacataGAGCCCTTAGCAATTGCTAAAATCTTAAAAGCtgttgttgaaaagaaggGTTCTAATCTGGTTTTGATGGGAAAGCAAGCCATTGATGATGACTGTAACAACACCGGTCAGATGTTGGCAGGTTTATTAAATTGGCCACAGGCAACAAATGCGGCAAAGGTGGAATTCCTTGATAATGGTAGAGTTCAGGTAACAAGAGAAATTGACGATGGAGAAGAAGTAATTGAAGCTTCCTTACCAATGGTTATTACTACAGATTTGAGATTGAACACTCCGCGTTACGTAGGACTGCCCAAACTAATGAAGGCGAAGAAAAAGcctattgaaaaattggataTAGCAAAAGATTTTCCTGAAATTAATATTGAACCTCAGTTAAAGATAGTGTCGATGGAAGAGCCAAAGACTAAGTCACCTGGTGTGAAATTGAATTCTGTGGATGAATTGATTGAAAAGTTAAAAGAAGTTAAGGCCATTTAA
- the SER2 gene encoding phosphoserine phosphatase (Phosphoserine phosphatase of the phosphoglycerate pathway; involved in serine and glycine biosynthesis, expression is regulated by the available nitrogen source) gives MSKFVITCIAHGENLPKETIDQIAKEITESSAKDVSINGTKKLSARATDIFIEVAGSIVQKDLKNKLTNVIDSHNDVDVIVSVDNEYRQAKKLFVFDMDSTLIYQEVIELIAAYAGVEEQVHEITERAMNNELDFKESLRERVKLLQGLQVDTLYDEIKQKLEVTKGVPELCKFLHKKNCKLAVLSGGFIQFAGFIKDQLGLDFCKANLLEVDTDGKLTGKTLGPIVDGQCKSETLLQLCNDYNVPVEASCMVGDGGNDLPAMATAGFGIAWNAKPKVQKAAPCKLNTKSMTDILYILGYTDDEIYNRQ, from the coding sequence ATGTCAAAGTTTGTTATCACCTGCATAGCTCATGGAGAAAATCTCCCAAAAGAAACCATCGACCAGATTGCGAAAGAAATTACTGAAAGCTCGGCGAAAGATGTATCAATCAATGGTACCAAGAAACTATCGGCCAGAGCTACCgatatattcattgaagTCGCAGGATCGATTGTTCAAAAAGACCTCAAGAATAAGCTGACGAACGTCATTGACAGTCATAATGATGTTGATGTTATTGTTTCTGTCGACAATGAATATCGTCAAGCCAAAAAGCTCTTTGTCTTTGACATGGATTCAACATTAATCTACCAAGAGGTCATCGAATTGATTGCCGCTTATGCTGGTGTTGAAGAACAAGTGCACGAGATCACAGAAAGAGCCATGAACAATGAACTTGATTTCAAAGAGTCTTTAAGAGAACGCGTTAAATTATTGCAAGGCCTCCAAGTCGATACACTATATGatgaaataaaacaaaagcTAGAGGTCACCAAGGGTGTGCCAGAACTATGCAAGTTCCttcacaaaaaaaattgcaagCTCGCTGTTTTAAGCGGTGGTTTTATTCAGTTTGCCGGTTTTATCAAGGATCAGTTAGGTTTAGATTTTTGTAAGGCAAACTTGTTGGAAGTTGACACTGATGGAAAATTAACCGGTAAAACACTGGGTCCTATCGTAGACGGACAGTGCAAGAGTGAAACCCTTCTGCAACTATGTAATGACTACAATGTTCCAGTTGAAGCAAGTTGTATGGTGGGTGACGGTGGTAACGACCTGCCAGCCATGGCTACCGCCGGGTTTGGGATCGCATGGAACGCCAAGCCAAAGGTGCAGAAAGCTGCACCTTGTAAGTTGAATACCAAGAGCATGACTGACATTTTATACATTCTTGGTTACACCGATGATGAAATATACAATAgacaatga
- the TRX2 gene encoding thioredoxin TRX2 (Cytoplasmic thioredoxin isoenzyme; part of the thioredoxin system that protects cells from oxidative and reductive stress; subunit of the LMA1 complex, with Pbi2p, that promotes vacuole inheritance; cofactor for Tsa1p; required for ER-Golgi transport; facilitates mitochondrial import of small Tims (Tim9p, Tim10p, Tim13p) by maintaining them in reduced form along with Trx1p; component of a signal transduction redox relay in a light sensing pathway; abundance increases under DNA replication stress), whose amino-acid sequence MVTQLKSASEYDSALASGDKLVVVDFFATWCGPCKMIAPMIEKFAEQYSDAAFYKLDVDEVSDVAQKAEVSSMPTLIFYKGGKEVTRVVGANPAAIKQAIASNV is encoded by the coding sequence ATGGTCACTCAATTAAAATCCGCTTCTGAATACGACAGTGCTTTAGCATCTGGCGACAAGTTAGTCGTTGTTGACTTTTTTGCCACATGGTGTGGGCCATGTAAAATGATTGCACCAATGATTGAAAAGTTTGCAGAACAATATTCTGACGCTGCTTTTTACAAGTTGGATGTTGATGAAGTCTCAGATGTTGCTCAAAAAGCTGAAGTTTCTTCCATGCCTACCCTAATCTTCTACAAGGGCGGTAAGGAGGTTACCAGAGTCGTCGGTGCCAACCCAGCTGCTATCAAGCAAGCTATTGCTTCCAACGTATAG